A single region of the Plantactinospora soyae genome encodes:
- a CDS encoding pectate lyase family protein, translated as MRSSRLTATVVGSLLVMVSGAALVVPGTASATGGDDDRLSWGARSLGRQVLPAGDGWAAAGPGTTGGSTATPEQVHVVRSRTELVAALGGDNATNRGNATPKIIYVQGLVDGYEDADGRLTSCADLADPEYSLDAYLAAYDPATWGRVAPSGPLEQARVRSVANQTRQTQINVGPNTTIVGLRGATLRGLTLMVDTANNVIVRNLHFADARDCFPAWSPTDGDAGNWNSQFDLMSVRRSENVWVDHNTFTDGDNPDSELPVHFGRPYMVHDGSLDVTHTASRVTASYNRFVARDKVMLIGSSNTVGPDVGRLNVTLHHNLFEGTMQRLPRVRFGQVDIYNNHYRLSGTGFGYALGVGVQSAIHAENNYFALGSDITAADLLYDWDGTVITVRGNWVRTGRAPARPVDLLAAYNAEHDPDLSPDAGWTPMLRAGPVLPAPLVPLVVQALAGAGRLPV; from the coding sequence ATGCGATCGAGCAGGTTGACCGCCACCGTGGTCGGCAGTCTCCTCGTGATGGTTTCCGGCGCCGCCCTGGTGGTGCCCGGTACGGCCAGCGCGACCGGTGGAGACGACGACCGACTGTCCTGGGGAGCCCGTTCGCTGGGCCGGCAGGTGTTGCCGGCCGGTGACGGCTGGGCCGCCGCCGGGCCCGGCACCACCGGCGGATCGACGGCGACGCCGGAACAGGTGCACGTGGTGCGGAGCCGGACCGAGCTGGTCGCGGCCCTGGGCGGCGACAACGCCACCAACCGCGGCAACGCGACGCCGAAGATAATCTACGTTCAGGGCCTGGTGGACGGCTACGAGGACGCCGACGGGCGCCTGACGAGCTGTGCCGACCTGGCCGATCCCGAGTACTCGCTGGACGCCTACCTGGCCGCGTACGACCCGGCGACCTGGGGCCGGGTGGCGCCGTCCGGGCCACTGGAGCAGGCCCGGGTGCGGTCGGTGGCCAACCAGACCCGGCAGACCCAGATCAACGTCGGGCCGAACACCACCATCGTCGGACTGCGCGGGGCGACCCTGCGGGGGCTGACCCTGATGGTGGACACCGCGAACAACGTGATCGTCCGGAACCTGCACTTCGCCGACGCCCGGGACTGCTTTCCGGCCTGGTCGCCCACTGACGGCGACGCCGGCAACTGGAACTCGCAGTTCGACCTGATGTCGGTACGACGCAGCGAGAACGTCTGGGTCGACCACAACACCTTCACCGACGGCGACAACCCGGACAGTGAACTGCCGGTCCACTTCGGTCGGCCGTACATGGTGCACGACGGATCGCTCGACGTCACGCACACCGCGAGCCGGGTGACCGCCTCGTACAACCGGTTCGTCGCCCGGGACAAGGTGATGCTGATCGGCTCGTCGAACACCGTCGGCCCGGACGTCGGCCGGCTGAACGTGACGCTGCACCACAACCTGTTCGAGGGCACGATGCAACGCCTGCCGAGAGTGCGGTTCGGCCAGGTCGACATCTACAACAACCACTACCGGCTCTCCGGTACGGGCTTCGGCTACGCCCTCGGCGTCGGGGTCCAGTCGGCGATCCACGCCGAGAACAACTACTTCGCGCTCGGCTCCGACATCACGGCTGCGGACCTGCTCTACGACTGGGACGGCACCGTGATCACCGTACGCGGCAACTGGGTCCGTACCGGTAGGGCACCGGCGCGCCCGGTCGACCTGCTCGCCGCGTACAACGCCGAACACGACCCCGACCTGTCTCCGGACGCCGGCTGGACGCCGATGCTCCGCGCCGGACCGGTCCTGCCCGCCCCGCTCGTACCCCTGGTGGTCCAGGCCCTCGCCGGCGCCGGCCGCCTACCGGTGTAA